In the Clostridium beijerinckii genome, one interval contains:
- a CDS encoding IS982 family transposase has product MQNLLVEIFYDVDNFCIGFENYCKSHFLTENSDRKFAMIKSKTLSLSEVMTITIYFHLSNYRTFKSYYIEHVSTVLKPYFPKLVSYNRFVELMQQSLVALLLYMMKFRTGKCTGISFIDSTTLNVCHNRRIHSHKVFKGIAERGKSSTGWFYGFKLHLVVNDKGDILSFYLTPGNVDDREIKTIEILAKDLFGKLFGDKGYLSKKISDILYSKGIQLITKIKKNMKNKLMLMEDKILLRKRAIIETINDQLKNICQIEHNRHRSFTNFAVNIVSGLISYSFLPKKPSLKLDKYLTME; this is encoded by the coding sequence ATGCAAAACTTATTAGTAGAAATATTTTATGATGTAGACAATTTTTGTATTGGATTTGAAAATTACTGTAAAAGTCATTTCCTAACGGAAAATAGCGACCGCAAATTTGCAATGATTAAAAGTAAAACTTTATCATTAAGCGAAGTTATGACAATAACTATCTACTTTCATTTGTCAAATTACAGAACTTTTAAATCATACTATATTGAGCATGTGTCTACTGTTCTCAAACCGTATTTTCCTAAGCTTGTGAGCTACAATAGGTTTGTTGAATTAATGCAACAATCATTAGTTGCATTACTATTATACATGATGAAATTTAGAACTGGCAAGTGCACAGGAATTTCTTTTATCGATTCTACAACTTTGAATGTATGCCATAATAGAAGAATACACTCTCATAAGGTTTTTAAAGGAATTGCAGAACGTGGTAAAAGTTCAACAGGCTGGTTTTATGGTTTTAAGCTTCATCTTGTTGTTAACGATAAAGGGGATATTCTCTCTTTTTATCTAACTCCGGGAAATGTAGATGATAGAGAAATTAAGACTATAGAAATATTAGCAAAAGATTTATTTGGAAAACTTTTTGGTGACAAAGGTTATTTATCTAAAAAGATCTCCGATATTTTGTATTCCAAAGGTATTCAACTTATAACAAAGATAAAGAAAAACATGAAAAATAAATTAATGTTAATGGAGGATAAAATTCTTCTTAGGAAAAGAGCTATCATTGAAACAATAAATGACCAACTAAAAAATATATGTCAGATAGAGCATAATCGACATAGAAGTTTTACTAATTTTGCGGTTAATATAGTTTCAGGATTGATTTCGTATAGTTTTCTTCCTAAGAAACCTTCTCTTAAGTTGGACAAATATCTAACTATGGAATAA
- a CDS encoding HAD family hydrolase, whose translation MIKLVVTDMDGTLLDENGHLPDGFTDILDRLRAKNIKLVAASGRPYYTLQTNFGPVGRYLSFICENGALVVDNNEIIYKSVLAKDMVQNVISEAKKVKANALVVCSPNCAYIENYSEEYLTEIKKYYTTLEIVDDLSKIDDDIIKISICNLEGTNNITDSELTNDLNIVSTAAIWTDISNKGVNKGVALKSLMDTDNISKEETMVFGDYYNDIEMLAEAEYSFVMENAPEDMKQYGKYIAASNVEHGVLRAILEYAL comes from the coding sequence ATGATTAAATTAGTTGTAACAGATATGGATGGAACTTTACTAGACGAGAATGGTCACTTACCAGATGGATTTACTGATATCTTGGACCGTTTAAGAGCAAAAAACATAAAACTTGTTGCTGCTAGCGGAAGACCTTATTATACGCTACAAACTAACTTTGGCCCTGTAGGAAGATATTTATCTTTTATTTGTGAAAATGGAGCTTTAGTTGTTGATAATAATGAGATAATTTATAAAAGTGTTTTAGCTAAAGATATGGTTCAAAATGTAATCAGTGAAGCTAAAAAAGTCAAAGCAAATGCATTAGTAGTATGCTCTCCAAATTGTGCATATATTGAAAATTATTCTGAAGAATATTTGACTGAAATAAAGAAATATTATACAACATTAGAAATTGTAGATGATTTAAGTAAAATTGATGATGATATAATTAAAATTAGTATTTGTAATTTGGAAGGCACTAATAATATAACTGACAGTGAATTAACCAATGATCTTAATATAGTTTCAACTGCAGCAATCTGGACTGACATTTCAAATAAAGGCGTTAACAAAGGCGTTGCTTTAAAGAGTCTTATGGATACTGATAATATATCAAAAGAAGAAACTATGGTATTCGGAGATTATTACAATGATATAGAAATGCTTGCTGAAGCTGAGTATAGCTTTGTCATGGAAAATGCTCCAGAAGACATGAAGCAATATGGTAAATACATAGCTGCAAGTAATGTAGAACATGGCGTTTTAAGAGCAATTCTTGAATATGCTCTTTAA
- a CDS encoding DNA polymerase IV encodes MDNVILHVDMDAFFASVEQRDNPDIKGKPVIVGGISERGVVSTCSYEARKYGVHSAMPMFMAREKCPNGIFVSGRYGKYAKVSQEIFEIFNEVTPLVEPVSIDEGFLDLSQGKIKDGIEAARYIKNRVFKEVGLTLSIGISYNKFLAKLASEWNKPNGIKEIRKEMIPDILFPLPISKVHGLGKVSVAKLNNMGIYYIEELYKMPKEFYIEYLGKNGIEIYDRIRGIDGRKVELIRERKSIGKERTLKFDTKNKEELREYIKEFSFEIEEILNRKNVSGKTVTLKFKTKDFENHTRSKTLNYYIGTQIEIYKVAEELLDSEELKEEVRLIGVSISSFKETEVQQMSLL; translated from the coding sequence ATGGATAATGTAATATTGCACGTAGATATGGATGCTTTTTTTGCATCTGTTGAGCAAAGAGACAATCCAGATATTAAAGGTAAGCCCGTTATAGTAGGCGGGATAAGTGAAAGGGGAGTAGTATCAACTTGCTCTTATGAAGCAAGAAAATACGGCGTTCATTCAGCTATGCCGATGTTCATGGCTAGAGAGAAATGTCCAAATGGAATCTTTGTATCTGGGAGATATGGAAAGTATGCTAAAGTATCTCAGGAGATATTTGAAATATTTAATGAAGTTACTCCACTAGTCGAACCTGTATCCATTGATGAAGGTTTCTTAGATTTGTCTCAAGGAAAAATAAAAGATGGAATCGAAGCAGCAAGGTATATTAAAAATAGAGTATTTAAGGAAGTTGGTTTAACTTTATCTATTGGTATATCTTATAATAAATTCTTAGCAAAGCTTGCTTCAGAATGGAATAAACCAAATGGAATTAAAGAAATAAGAAAGGAAATGATTCCTGATATATTATTTCCTCTTCCTATATCTAAGGTTCATGGTTTAGGTAAAGTATCAGTAGCAAAGCTAAATAATATGGGGATATATTATATTGAAGAATTATATAAGATGCCTAAAGAATTTTATATAGAGTATCTAGGCAAGAATGGTATTGAGATATACGATAGAATAAGAGGAATTGATGGTAGAAAAGTTGAGTTAATTCGTGAAAGGAAATCTATAGGAAAAGAAAGGACTTTAAAATTCGATACTAAAAATAAAGAAGAATTGAGAGAATACATTAAAGAATTTTCTTTTGAAATTGAAGAGATTTTAAATAGAAAAAATGTTAGTGGAAAAACTGTAACACTTAAATTTAAAACTAAGGATTTTGAAAATCATACAAGAAGTAAAACATTAAATTATTATATTGGTACTCAGATTGAAATATATAAAGTTGCAGAAGAACTATTAGATAGTGAGGAATTAAAAGAAGAAGTAAGGCTTATTGGAGTCAGCATATCTTCATTCAAAGAAACAGAAGTACAGCAAATGAGTTTGCTATAA
- a CDS encoding calcium-translocating P-type ATPase, SERCA-type, with the protein MVQEKELTSGLSTKEAEKRIKNFGLNELKHHNKASAFKIFLSQFNDFIVWVLIASTIISGIIGDKADAITILIIIVINAILGFVQEFKTEKSLEALKELAAPTCKVLRDSSIQIINSIYLTIGDIVILEAGDRIPADGFFIESSSVVVDESLLTGESVGVNKEANPYKADGKKTKKNNEGFMGTTVVKGKGLFKVDCIGMNTEMGKIADLIQNIEEEKSPLNKRLDSLGKVLVVICLVICAIVTAMGIIRGNDITEMFLLGVSLAVAAIPEGLAAIVTVSLALGVSRMLKKNALVRKLPAVETLGCTSVICSDKTGTLTQNKMTVKEVYLNGRIHELEKEKLSNYTKFMKALVYCNDCNYDFTKKKMSEALHGDPTETALINMFFNDVNDLEDFINDANRIYDIPFDSNRKMMSVIIKEGAKEGANETCYVKGAPERVIDRCEFILENNKIKPFTYQKKKQVSDFITAMSSRALRCIAAAYKEDNLTKSDKLEQNLIFIGIAGSIDPPREEARDAVLKCKLAGIKPIMITGDHQNTALAIAKSLNICNTADQVMTGDEIEAISDLELEGRIKKVRVFARVSPNHKLRIVRAFKKKGNIVAMTGDGVNDAPAIKESDIGVAMGISGTDVTKEASSMILMDDNFSTIVAAVEEGRIIYDNIRKFIRYLLSCNLGEVLTMFLATLFYLPNPLSPIQILLVNLATDGLPAIALGVDPPEQDIMRQSPREKKESIFARGLVEKIVIRGTLIGLCTLLSFMVGRYYKMNLETCRTLALCTLVLSQLIHVFECRSERYSIFQIKLFTNPYLVGAVLISISLMCSVLYVPFLQNVFHTVALSLNQWLIVLFFSGIIAFINSVYLLIKTK; encoded by the coding sequence GTGGTACAGGAAAAAGAGTTGACATCTGGTCTTAGCACTAAGGAAGCGGAAAAGAGGATTAAGAACTTTGGACTTAATGAATTGAAGCACCATAATAAAGCATCAGCATTCAAAATATTTCTATCTCAATTTAATGACTTCATTGTTTGGGTGTTAATTGCATCTACTATAATTTCCGGGATAATTGGAGATAAGGCAGATGCCATTACAATACTTATAATAATAGTTATTAATGCAATACTAGGATTTGTCCAAGAATTTAAAACAGAGAAATCTTTAGAAGCGTTGAAAGAATTAGCGGCACCTACATGTAAAGTTTTGAGGGATTCAAGTATACAGATTATAAATTCTATCTACTTAACAATAGGGGATATTGTTATTTTGGAGGCTGGAGATAGGATACCTGCTGACGGATTCTTTATAGAAAGTTCATCAGTAGTCGTTGATGAATCACTATTAACAGGTGAGTCAGTTGGTGTAAACAAAGAAGCCAATCCATATAAAGCTGATGGTAAAAAGACAAAGAAGAATAACGAAGGATTTATGGGAACTACTGTAGTAAAAGGAAAAGGATTATTTAAAGTTGATTGTATAGGAATGAACACCGAAATGGGGAAGATTGCAGACCTAATTCAAAATATTGAAGAAGAAAAATCCCCTTTAAATAAAAGATTAGACTCTCTAGGGAAAGTACTAGTTGTAATTTGCCTTGTGATATGTGCAATTGTTACTGCAATGGGAATAATTAGAGGAAATGATATAACAGAGATGTTCTTACTTGGCGTTAGCTTAGCAGTTGCTGCAATTCCAGAAGGTTTAGCTGCTATTGTTACTGTTTCACTGGCTCTAGGTGTGTCTAGAATGCTTAAGAAAAATGCACTCGTAAGAAAACTTCCAGCTGTAGAGACACTTGGATGTACATCTGTAATATGTTCTGATAAGACAGGAACATTAACTCAAAATAAGATGACTGTAAAAGAGGTATATTTAAATGGCAGAATTCATGAACTTGAAAAAGAAAAGCTAAGTAATTATACAAAGTTCATGAAAGCTCTTGTATATTGTAATGACTGTAATTATGATTTTACAAAGAAAAAAATGAGTGAAGCACTTCATGGTGATCCAACAGAAACTGCACTAATAAATATGTTTTTCAATGATGTTAATGATTTAGAAGATTTTATAAATGATGCAAATAGGATATATGATATACCATTTGATTCAAATAGAAAGATGATGTCGGTTATAATCAAGGAAGGCGCTAAGGAGGGAGCAAATGAAACATGTTACGTTAAGGGAGCTCCTGAAAGAGTAATAGATAGATGTGAATTTATACTAGAGAATAACAAAATAAAACCATTCACATATCAAAAGAAAAAGCAAGTTAGTGATTTTATTACAGCAATGTCATCTAGAGCACTTAGATGTATAGCAGCAGCATATAAGGAAGATAATCTAACAAAAAGTGATAAGTTAGAGCAGAATTTAATTTTTATAGGTATAGCAGGAAGTATTGATCCACCAAGAGAAGAAGCTAGAGATGCAGTTTTAAAATGCAAACTTGCAGGAATAAAACCTATAATGATAACAGGAGATCATCAGAATACTGCACTTGCAATAGCAAAATCTTTGAATATATGTAATACAGCAGATCAGGTAATGACAGGTGATGAAATTGAGGCTATAAGTGATTTAGAATTAGAGGGAAGAATAAAAAAAGTAAGAGTTTTTGCGCGGGTTTCACCTAACCATAAGTTAAGAATTGTAAGGGCTTTTAAGAAAAAAGGAAATATCGTTGCAATGACAGGCGATGGTGTAAATGATGCACCTGCTATTAAGGAATCAGATATAGGAGTTGCAATGGGAATTTCGGGTACAGATGTAACGAAGGAAGCATCATCTATGATTCTTATGGATGATAATTTCTCAACTATAGTTGCAGCTGTAGAAGAAGGAAGAATAATATATGATAACATAAGAAAATTTATAAGATACTTACTATCTTGTAACCTTGGAGAAGTGTTAACAATGTTTTTGGCAACTTTATTCTATCTACCTAATCCATTAAGCCCAATACAAATATTACTTGTAAATCTAGCTACAGATGGTCTTCCAGCTATAGCACTTGGAGTTGATCCGCCAGAGCAAGATATAATGAGACAATCTCCAAGAGAAAAAAAGGAAAGTATATTTGCAAGAGGATTAGTTGAAAAAATAGTAATAAGAGGAACATTAATAGGATTGTGTACGTTGCTATCATTTATGGTAGGAAGATATTATAAAATGAATTTAGAAACATGCCGAACTTTAGCATTATGTACATTAGTTTTATCTCAATTGATACACGTATTTGAATGTAGATCAGAAAGATACTCCATATTCCAAATTAAATTATTTACAAATCCTTATTTAGTTGGAGCTGTTTTAATATCTATATCACTAATGTGCTCAGTTTTATATGTACCATTTTTACAAAATGTATTTCATACAGTAGCATTATCTCTTAATCAATGGCTTATAGTCTTATTCTTTTCAGGGATAATAGCATTTATTAACAGTGTATATTTATTAATAAAGACAAAATAA
- a CDS encoding putative manganese-dependent inorganic diphosphatase produces MENVVYVTGHKNPDSDSICAAYGYAEFKNKTGNIPAIPVRLGNVNAETQFILDHFGVKAPRLLETVRLKVEDLDIDTIGPITSNISLKAAWNIMRDNHLKSLPVVGNDSRLVGILSISNLTSSFMDIWDNNILGKSNTSIENILDTLSATSVYINENCKTFPGKIAVTAMQPDSLKEIVDKDDIAIVGDRPDVQEALIDINTSLIIITGAHKLAENLLSKAREKGVTIISTPHDSFTASRLLIQSIPVSHVMATKDLISFSKDDLVDDIKDVMAETRYHSYPVTDEDGRVIGTVSRYHLISKHKKKVIQVDHNERGQSVDGLEDAEVLEIIDHHRVADIQTSNPIFFRNEPLGSSSTIVGKSFFERNITPPKEVAGLLCGAIISDTLLFKSPTCTEQDKDICHKLAEIAGISSLEEFAKEMFKAGTSLKGKTVSQIFNQDFKPFNMGESRVGVAQVNTMDIDGFMPLKDEMLSYMKSEADSKGYAVVMLLLTDILKEGSQVLVAGERHDYVEKTFNIQLVDSMAFLPGVLSRKKQVIPPLTNVVNSMK; encoded by the coding sequence TTGGAAAATGTAGTTTACGTAACTGGACATAAAAATCCTGATTCAGACTCTATTTGTGCTGCATATGGTTACGCAGAGTTTAAAAATAAGACTGGTAATATTCCGGCTATACCTGTGAGATTAGGAAATGTAAATGCAGAAACACAATTTATATTAGATCATTTTGGTGTTAAGGCTCCAAGACTTTTAGAAACAGTTAGATTAAAAGTAGAAGATTTAGATATTGATACAATTGGACCTATAACTTCTAATATTTCTTTAAAAGCAGCATGGAATATAATGAGAGACAATCATTTGAAATCACTACCTGTAGTTGGAAATGATAGTAGATTAGTGGGAATTCTTTCGATTTCAAACTTAACTTCATCATTTATGGATATATGGGATAATAATATATTAGGAAAAAGTAATACATCAATTGAAAATATATTAGATACGCTTTCTGCTACTAGTGTATATATAAATGAAAATTGCAAAACATTCCCTGGAAAAATTGCAGTTACAGCAATGCAGCCAGATAGTTTAAAAGAAATTGTAGATAAAGATGATATTGCTATTGTAGGAGATAGACCAGATGTACAAGAAGCTTTAATTGATATTAATACATCATTAATAATAATTACAGGAGCACATAAGCTTGCTGAGAATTTACTTTCTAAAGCTAGAGAAAAAGGAGTTACTATAATAAGTACACCTCATGATTCTTTCACAGCTTCAAGATTATTAATTCAAAGTATACCTGTAAGTCATGTTATGGCTACTAAAGATTTAATATCATTTTCTAAAGACGATTTAGTTGATGATATCAAAGATGTTATGGCTGAAACTAGATATCACAGTTATCCTGTAACTGATGAAGATGGAAGAGTAATAGGAACAGTCTCAAGATATCACCTTATTTCAAAGCATAAGAAAAAAGTTATTCAAGTAGATCATAATGAAAGAGGCCAATCAGTTGATGGATTAGAAGATGCTGAAGTACTTGAAATTATAGATCACCATAGAGTTGCTGATATACAAACAAGTAACCCTATATTCTTTAGAAATGAACCACTAGGAAGCTCTTCAACTATAGTTGGAAAAAGCTTTTTTGAACGTAATATAACACCACCTAAAGAAGTTGCTGGATTATTATGTGGTGCAATAATTTCAGATACTTTATTATTCAAGAGTCCAACTTGTACAGAACAAGATAAAGACATATGTCATAAGTTGGCTGAAATAGCTGGTATTTCAAGTTTAGAAGAATTTGCAAAAGAGATGTTTAAAGCTGGAACTTCCTTAAAAGGAAAGACTGTATCTCAAATATTTAATCAAGACTTTAAGCCTTTTAATATGGGAGAATCAAGAGTTGGAGTAGCTCAAGTAAACACAATGGACATCGATGGATTTATGCCATTAAAAGATGAAATGTTAAGTTACATGAAGAGCGAAGCAGATAGCAAAGGTTATGCTGTAGTAATGTTACTTTTAACAGATATATTAAAAGAAGGTTCACAAGTTCTAGTTGCTGGTGAAAGACATGATTATGTTGAAAAGACATTTAATATTCAATTAGTAGATTCAATGGCATTTTTACCAGGGGTTCTATCAAGAAAGAAACAGGTAATACCACCACTTACAAATGTAGTTAACTCAATGAAATAG
- a CDS encoding flagellar basal-body rod protein FlgG, with protein MFNIFATAKSGMNAYQEKLDYLSNDLVNISTTGYKSTDVNFKDLLTESLDRRGTPLVEKKAITGTGVKLGVNYANNKQGNLLTTGQKTDLAIDGKGYFALSKEDGSIVYTRDGNFKIDSNGALVDSNGTKVYVQYENGFSEGNPALDREKMSIDKDGGISMEVDGQTTKIGTIPVFTAIGDKSFIPIGNSYFVPSSDAQVALSSNYNIEQGMLEGSNVDAGETFSDIVLTQRAFQLSSKAVTTADDLWSMINNMR; from the coding sequence ATGTTTAATATTTTTGCTACAGCAAAGAGTGGAATGAATGCGTATCAAGAGAAGCTAGATTATCTTTCTAATGACCTAGTTAATATTTCAACAACAGGTTATAAGAGTACAGATGTTAACTTTAAAGATTTGTTAACTGAATCACTTGATAGAAGAGGAACACCACTTGTGGAAAAAAAGGCGATTACTGGAACTGGAGTTAAATTAGGAGTAAATTATGCTAATAACAAACAAGGGAATCTCTTAACAACAGGTCAAAAAACAGATCTTGCTATAGATGGAAAAGGATATTTTGCACTTTCAAAGGAAGATGGAAGCATAGTATATACTAGAGATGGTAATTTTAAAATAGATTCGAATGGAGCTTTAGTAGACTCAAATGGAACTAAAGTTTATGTTCAATATGAGAATGGATTTTCAGAGGGAAATCCAGCTTTAGATAGGGAGAAGATGTCTATAGATAAAGATGGAGGAATATCTATGGAAGTTGATGGACAAACAACTAAAATAGGTACAATTCCTGTCTTTACAGCTATAGGTGATAAGAGCTTTATACCTATTGGAAACAGTTATTTTGTTCCAAGCTCAGATGCACAGGTTGCACTAAGTAGTAACTATAATATAGAACAAGGTATGTTAGAAGGTTCAAATGTAGATGCAGGAGAAACATTTTCAGATATAGTACTTACACAAAGAGCTTTTCAACTTAGTTCAAAGGCTGTAACTACAGCGGATGATCTTTGGAGTATGATAAATAATATGAGATAA
- a CDS encoding flagellar basal-body rod protein FlgG, with amino-acid sequence MIRGFYTSVSGLIALQNDQEVVTNNIANVNNTGYKKRELTKSSFEDVMISNRQKLVGDKYVKNDIGNLNMGVKVNDVETVFTQGAFKSTDSMTDFAIDGRGFFVAQNGNKEVYTRDGNFKINNEGYLITNDGSQVLGINNSTGAREPIYVGDSKFSIDGDNNINIDGVGAADKLLTADFQNYNTLEPIGDNYSTMDNPIYNAKVNVRQNFLESSNVDPSTELVKLMEIKRQFETNQKFVKMQDETVQKAASELGRV; translated from the coding sequence GTGATAAGAGGATTCTATACTTCTGTTTCAGGATTAATAGCGCTTCAAAATGATCAGGAAGTAGTAACTAATAATATAGCTAATGTTAATAATACAGGATATAAAAAACGTGAGCTTACAAAAAGTAGCTTTGAAGACGTGATGATATCTAACAGACAAAAGCTTGTAGGAGATAAATACGTTAAAAATGACATTGGAAATTTAAATATGGGCGTAAAAGTTAATGATGTTGAAACAGTTTTTACACAAGGAGCATTTAAATCAACAGATAGTATGACGGATTTTGCTATAGATGGTAGAGGATTTTTTGTAGCTCAAAATGGAAATAAAGAAGTTTATACAAGAGACGGAAATTTCAAAATCAATAATGAAGGCTATCTAATAACAAATGATGGATCACAAGTATTGGGAATAAATAACTCTACAGGTGCAAGAGAACCAATATATGTTGGCGATTCAAAGTTTTCAATAGACGGTGACAACAATATTAATATAGATGGAGTTGGAGCTGCAGATAAGTTATTAACAGCAGATTTTCAAAACTATAATACTTTGGAACCAATTGGTGATAACTATAGTACTATGGACAATCCTATTTATAATGCAAAAGTAAATGTAAGACAGAACTTTCTTGAAAGCTCAAATGTTGATCCATCAACAGAACTAGTAAAACTTATGGAAATAAAAAGACAATTTGAAACAAACCAAAAATTTGTAAAAATGCAGGATGAAACAGTACAAAAGGCGGCAAGTGAATTAGGTCGAGTATAA
- a CDS encoding FliA/WhiG family RNA polymerase sigma factor — protein MHALKDVDGKEQIIQEYIPLVKYIASRVMFGKNKYMEYEDLVSYGMVGLMDALNKFDNTKGMKFSSYASIRIKGAMIDELRKNRPISKGAMDKLNRYNKAIDTLQLELLREPTNDEIAKYLGISISEVGEIENYINYISMVSLENVIFSDDEDVNLIGIIEDKNSPSPDAYLQDKEQLEILTKAIDLLKEKDRIVLNLYYYEGLTLKEIGTVLSVSESRVCQLHSRAISSLRECMRKLHYID, from the coding sequence ATGCACGCATTAAAAGACGTTGATGGAAAAGAGCAGATCATACAAGAATATATCCCGTTAGTAAAGTATATTGCCTCGAGGGTTATGTTTGGAAAGAACAAATATATGGAATATGAGGACTTAGTTAGTTATGGTATGGTTGGGCTTATGGATGCGTTAAATAAGTTTGACAATACGAAAGGAATGAAATTTTCATCATATGCGTCTATAAGAATAAAAGGTGCTATGATAGATGAGCTGAGGAAAAATAGACCTATATCTAAAGGGGCAATGGACAAACTAAATAGATACAATAAAGCTATAGACACATTGCAGCTAGAACTATTAAGGGAACCTACTAATGATGAGATTGCAAAATATCTTGGGATATCTATAAGTGAAGTAGGAGAAATTGAAAATTACATAAATTATATTTCAATGGTATCACTGGAAAATGTAATTTTTTCGGATGATGAAGATGTAAACCTTATTGGAATTATAGAAGATAAAAATAGTCCAAGTCCTGATGCTTACTTACAAGATAAGGAGCAATTAGAGATTTTAACAAAGGCAATTGATCTCCTTAAGGAAAAAGATAGAATAGTATTAAATCTTTATTATTATGAGGGATTAACTTTAAAAGAGATAGGAACAGTATTAAGCGTTTCCGAATCTAGAGTTTGCCAATTACATAGTAGAGCTATTAGTAGCTTGAGAGAGTGCATGAGAAAATTGCATTATATTGATTAA
- a CDS encoding flagellar brake protein: MLNFNLKVNDRVEVIIGEKAYKALIMDVEDDFLKMNVPVCDGDYLMLHAGEKIEMNTYLSENGCFNFSCEVISRGKEGSIIYYKISTPFNIVKIQRRNFFRVGLLNPVQYKKITGIDEEDIPKIPYKDGLMVDLSAGGLKFKINEEITKEDLILVSLKLSKIEVEIKCDIVRIENTPDKEKLCGLRFIDITPAQSEKMIQELFEIMRRQRANM, encoded by the coding sequence GTGCTTAATTTTAACTTAAAAGTTAATGATAGAGTGGAAGTAATAATAGGAGAAAAAGCATATAAAGCTCTAATAATGGATGTAGAGGATGACTTTTTAAAAATGAATGTTCCTGTTTGTGATGGTGATTATTTAATGCTTCACGCAGGAGAAAAGATCGAAATGAATACTTACTTAAGTGAAAATGGATGTTTTAATTTTTCATGCGAAGTAATTTCAAGAGGTAAAGAAGGAAGCATAATATATTATAAAATCTCAACACCATTTAATATTGTAAAAATACAAAGAAGGAATTTTTTCAGAGTCGGGTTATTGAATCCAGTTCAATATAAAAAAATTACTGGGATCGATGAGGAAGATATTCCTAAGATACCTTATAAAGATGGATTAATGGTTGATTTGAGTGCTGGTGGATTAAAATTTAAAATAAATGAAGAAATTACTAAAGAAGATTTGATATTGGTTAGCTTAAAATTAAGCAAAATTGAAGTCGAAATTAAGTGTGATATTGTAAGAATTGAAAACACTCCAGATAAAGAAAAATTGTGTGGATTAAGATTTATTGATATTACTCCAGCTCAAAGTGAAAAAATGATTCAAGAGCTTTTCGAAATAATGAGAAGGCAAAGAGCTAATATGTAA
- a CDS encoding MinD/ParA family protein has product MLDQAESLRKLINNEEQEINKTTTKIITVTSGKGGVGKSNFVVNLAILLQNKGKKVLIFDADLGMGNDDVLMGLYPKHNIFDIIFTGLEIKDIIITGTNGVDLIPAGSALSKAQELEEDQKKLFIEKLETLDEYDYILMDTGAGVNKDVLSFIAASEELIIVTTPEPTSLTDGYSLIKATDHYNLKTKAKIIVNKAFTKEEGEETYNKFNRAVTKFLKIDVEYLGCILEDKKLVQSVRQQKPFVILYPNCDASKDIEKIASKLLGQEVDSSDGAKGMFKRLFNIFS; this is encoded by the coding sequence ATGCTAGATCAGGCTGAATCATTACGAAAATTGATTAACAATGAAGAACAAGAAATAAATAAGACAACTACAAAAATAATAACAGTAACGTCTGGAAAAGGCGGAGTTGGAAAAAGTAATTTTGTTGTGAACCTAGCAATATTACTTCAAAATAAAGGAAAGAAAGTTTTGATTTTTGATGCTGATTTGGGTATGGGAAATGATGATGTATTAATGGGATTATATCCCAAGCACAATATATTTGATATTATATTTACTGGATTGGAAATAAAAGATATAATTATAACAGGAACCAATGGCGTTGATTTAATTCCAGCAGGGTCTGCTTTAAGTAAAGCTCAAGAATTAGAAGAAGATCAAAAGAAATTATTTATAGAAAAACTCGAGACATTGGATGAGTATGATTATATATTAATGGATACAGGAGCTGGAGTTAATAAAGATGTCTTATCTTTTATAGCAGCTTCAGAAGAATTAATTATTGTAACTACTCCTGAGCCTACGTCGTTAACAGACGGATATAGTTTAATTAAAGCAACAGATCACTATAATCTTAAGACTAAGGCAAAAATAATTGTAAATAAAGCCTTTACTAAAGAAGAAGGTGAAGAAACTTATAATAAATTTAATAGGGCAGTTACTAAATTTTTAAAGATAGATGTTGAATATTTGGGATGCATATTAGAAGATAAAAAATTAGTGCAAAGTGTTAGGCAGCAAAAACCTTTTGTTATATTATATCCTAATTGTGATGCATCTAAAGATATAGAAAAAATAGCTTCGAAACTTTTGGGACAAGAAGTGGATTCATCAGATGGAGCAAAAGGAATGTTTAAGAGATTATTTAATATATTTTCATAG